The DNA window AAAAAAGCGGTAACGGTCAATATTCTGACAAACCAAGTTTCTAAATTGAAATAGTCGGCAACACCGGCGCAAACACCTGCGATCTTGCCATTTTTTGGGTCGCGATATAATGAGGTTCCAGTTTTCATGCTCTTTCCCTCCATTTCGGTGCTTCTTCATCCAAAATACTTTCTAAGGTTTGAATGCGATCTGACATTACTTCAGCGGTTTCGGCTAATTTCTTTAAAGTTGCAAATTCTTCCTCTGACAGCCCCTGACTAACTTGTTTTTTACTGCGGTAATGCAGAATTAGCCAGATAGGTGCGACAAATAATGTGAATAAAATTAACGGAACGCCTGTAAATATAACTAATAACTCGTCCACGATAGTTCTCCTGGTGACGGCTTTGCTGGTGAGAACGTTGCGGCACTCCGTGTACCGCGACTCTGCTTTTTGATTAACTTCTATTATTGACCAAAACAGCGCTCTCTACTAATAATACTAAGGTTATACCAGAATTAAGCTTTCTTTGCCTTGGCTGCTGGTTTCTCAGTATCGGCCTGCATTCTTTTCTTCAATGCTGCCAACTCATTATCAATTTTACCACCCGCTTCTAATTCAGCGAATTCATCTTTAAGCGTTTTCTTACCAACATCATAAGCTTCCACTTGAGATTCTAGGTCGTCAATTTTACGCTCGAACTGTTCGAACCTGCCCATTGCGTTATCAACAGTGTTGCTATCAAGACGTCTCTTTACTTCAAGTCTTGAACTAACTGTTTTCTGGCGCATCAAAATCGTTTTTTGACGAGTTTTAGCATCAGCTAGCTTCTCTTGTAATTGCCCTGTTTCGCTTTGTAGTTTGGCCAACTCGCTCTCAATCAAACTAAGCTCATGCTTTAATGAGTTAGCAGTTTCTAAAGTCTTTTGTTTTTCGTGCAACGCTGCTCTTGCTAGGTCTTCACGATCTTTGCTTAAAGCAAGTTCCGCTTTATCCTGCCATTCGGCAACTTCGTTACTTAAGCGATTTACTTGATTGCTTACATCTTTCTTGTTAGCAATGGTCTTCGCTGAAGCTGAACGCACTTCGACCAAGGTGTCTTCCATTTCCTGAATAATTAAGCGAACCATTTTTTCAGGGTCTTCAGCCTTGTCTAGCAACGCATTAATGTTTGAGTTTATAATATCTGTGAAACGTGAAAAGATACCCATAATCATTTACCTCTGTGTGTTTAAACTAAAAAAATTTCCTATTGAACTTGGTATACACTATTCAATATGCTTGCCAACTTATCAAAAACC is part of the Glaciecola nitratireducens FR1064 genome and encodes:
- the pspB gene encoding envelope stress response membrane protein PspB, producing the protein MDELLVIFTGVPLILFTLFVAPIWLILHYRSKKQVSQGLSEEEFATLKKLAETAEVMSDRIQTLESILDEEAPKWRERA
- the pspA gene encoding phage shock protein PspA — protein: MGIFSRFTDIINSNINALLDKAEDPEKMVRLIIQEMEDTLVEVRSASAKTIANKKDVSNQVNRLSNEVAEWQDKAELALSKDREDLARAALHEKQKTLETANSLKHELSLIESELAKLQSETGQLQEKLADAKTRQKTILMRQKTVSSRLEVKRRLDSNTVDNAMGRFEQFERKIDDLESQVEAYDVGKKTLKDEFAELEAGGKIDNELAALKKRMQADTEKPAAKAKKA